The segment GTTTGCCGCCGGCGGCGTGCTCGCCGCCCTCGCGGCCGCACAGGGCGCCGTACGTCCCCGGTGGGTCGCGATCCCGGGGTGGTTGCTGATGGTCGGCAGCATCTGCCTGTTCGGCGACGACTCGGGCGTGCCCGGACTGTCGACGCTGCTGCCGGTGGCTGGGTGCGCGCTCGTGATCTGGGCCGGGACGGGCTCGGCGGGTCGTCCCGCCCCCCGAGCATTGCGCGGGCCGGTATGGCTGGGTGACATCTCCTACTCGGTGTACCTATGGCACTGGCCGCTCATCGTGTTCGCTCCCATCGCGCTCCAGCGGCCGATGACACCCGGGCTCGGCCTGGCCATCCTGCTCGTCACGCTGCTGACCGCCCAGCTGAGCACCAGGTTCGTCGAGGACCCGCTCCGCCGTGCCCGGTGGCTCACGGCACGACCGGCGGCGATGACCCTCTCAGGTGCCGCGATCTCGATGGCGGCAGTCGCCGGCGTTGCAATCTACATTCCCACGACCGTCGAGGATGACCTCCAGGCGGTCCAGGCCGAGATGGAGGAGCTCGTCGCCGACGGGGGACCATGCGTCGGCGCCGCCGCGACCGCGTCGGGCTGTCCTGACTCCCACGAGCTCGCCGTCGCTGGGTCGTCCCTGCTGACGATCGTCAACTCGCCCTACACCCCGACGTGGGGCACTACCTGCCAGGTTGAGCCGGAGGACCCGGACCCCAGCCCGTGCGAGTTCGGCGTGCCGAAGCAAGAGGCCGTCCAGCGGCTCGCGCTCGTTGGCGACTCACACGCGGGTCAATGGGCCTCGACGCTCGACACGATCGCTCGAGAGCGCGGTTGGAATGTCGAGATGCAGGTGAAGTCATCCTGCTTGCCCACGACGGGCGACGTGCACGCCTCGTGGGGCACCGAGCCGATGATCGCGAGCTGTCGGGCGTGGAGCCATCAGGTCAGGACGGCACTCGCCGACGACCCGGACATCGACGTGATCGTGATGTCGGGCATCGCTCGCGACTATGCGAGCGCGGATCCCGACGGGGTCGTGGAGCAGCTTCGTGAGCTGTGGGCCGGCTGGGTCGAGGCTGGCAAGCAGGTTGTGGTGATGGCCGATCCGCCCTACCTGGGCCGCGGTCCGGTGCCGGAGTGCCTCGCCGAGGCCTCGACGAGGCCCGACCCGTGCGCCGCGCTCGCCGCCGTGGTGCGGACCCCGGACCCGCTCGTGGTTGCAGCCGCCGGCCAGGACGGGGTCACCGTCGTGGACCTCACAGACGTGGTGTGCGACCACCGTCGGTGCCACGCCGTCGTCGGTGGCATGCCGGTGTACGGCGACCAGAACCATCTGCTGCAGTACTTCGCGCGCACCATGGCCCCACTGGTCGCCAAACGGCTTGCCACGGTCCCCGGGCTAGATCAGCCTCAGGGCAGGTAGCCCGGAATCTCCTGTAGACGGCGGTGGTATGCGTCCCAGGAAAAGTCGTCGGCAAGCAGGAGGTAGCCGGCGTCCGCTCGCCGGTCCGCCTCCTCCCGGTCCGCCCTCAGGCGTTCGAGGACATCGATGTAGGCGTCCGCGTCGTCGAAGCGCCCGACCGGCCAGCCGGTGTTCTCGCTGACGAGCTCGCCGATCCCCCCGACCAGCGGCGCCACCACGGGGACGCGGCGGGCCACAATGTCGAGGAGGGTGAGCGGGATCCCCTCGTTCTCGGACGTCAGAAGGAACGCGTCGATGTCGTCAAGCGGCAGGTCGTCGAGCGAGGAATAGGTGCCATGAAAAGTGGCCCCGGCCTGCTCGAGCCGTGCGATCGCCTCGGCATTGTCAGCGGCCGACGCGATGACCGGCGCGCCGTACACGTGCCAGTCCACGGGCAGTCCGCGGCCGGCGGCAGCCTCCGCGACATCTGCGAGCACGTCGAGGCGCTTCTGCCGGTCGAAACGCGCCGCCCACAGCACCTGGAGCGGGGCGTCGGGCTGCCGGGCCGTCCAGGCTCGCCGCGGAGGCAGTTCGACGGGCTGGTGGTGGACCGCGAAGCGTGATCGCGGCATCCCGAAGATTGTGTGGAACTGGTCGACGATCGCGTGGTTGTCGACGATCACCCGGTCGACCACGTCGAGGTAGTCGGCCGGCCGTCGCGCCAACTGGCTGTAGATCTCGCCGTCCGCACCGTAGTCGATCGCGAAGGTGGACAGGAAGATGCGGCTGTGAGCGGAGACCGACCGCTTGTAGTGCTGGACCGCGTCGTAGGCCTCGGGGGAGTTGAAGATGTGCACGACCCGGGGGCGGAACTGGCCGACCAGCATCGCCGCCATGCGCTGCCGCTCCGGCAGGTCCATCTCCGAGTAGCCCGCCATGGAGTGGAGGTCGACCAGGGTGACGTCGTCGCCGAGCAGCTCCGGGTGCGTCGACCGGCCGTGAGTGGTGATGACGGCTACCGTCAGGTCCGGGCGCGCACGCGTCATCGCAGTCGCGTAGCGCGCCAGCAGGAGGTCTCCGCCCCCCATCCTCACCCACGGGGCGAAGAAGATGACGTCGGGTCGCGCGCCGTCGAGCGCGGCGATCGCCTGCCACCAGACAGCGCTGCCAGCGGTGAGCGATCCGTCGTAGGGGGGGCCGACGTAGTGGTAGTTCTCGAGGACGCTCGCCGTCGGCACCGGCACCCACGGCTCGTAGCCGTGCATCTCTCGCCACTCGGCCTCGACCTCGTCGGAAACGGTCACGGCCTCGGCCCACCTGCGCTCGGTCACGGTGAACCGGGTGATTCTCTTCTCGTCGCGTCCCCACTCGAGGTAGTGCTGCACGAGTTGGTTGTCGTTGTGCTGCGCCAGGTCCGGGTAGCGATCGCGGTAGTCGTCCAGGACCAGCGTCGCCAGGTCCTTCAACTCGCCCTTCCTCAGGACCGCCCGACGCCCCTCCGCGTGCCCGGTTGTCAGGTAGTGGATGCGGGCTTGCTCGGCCGAGAGGCCGACGACGTCGTGGTGCAGCGCTCGGTAGTGGTGCACCCGGAAGCGGTCCGGGCGCAGCCAGTCGAGCTCCTCCCGGCTGAGCCACCCACGACGCCCTGCTTCCCGGCCCACGGTGCGGAAGTGCTCGACGGCCTCGTCGTCGGAGAGGCCGGGGGCGTTGTATAGGTATCGGTAGTGGGCAGGGTCGACGAAGCCGGGCCGCAGACGCGCCAGGCGCTCCTGGGTCGGCGTCAGCGGAGCAGGCGGCACCTCGGCGTCCAAGAGGCGTCGCCGCGCCTGCTTGCCGCTCGTCTCGCGCACTAGGCGCTTCAGGAGTCGCGAGCGGCGGGGCGCCTCGTCCCGGCCGTGGCTGCGAGCCTCGTCCAAGGTCGCCGCCGCGATCTCGGGGTCGGTCAGGAACGGGGTCTGGTGGATCAGGCTGCCGCCCGCGCGGTGTGCACTCATGAGCGATCCGACGGTCTTGGCGCGGTAGAAGAGCACCGTGCCCTTGGCGACGAGGTGGGGCGTCCCGGCGGCGACCACCTCGGTGTTCCAATGCCAGTCCTCCGGCCCAAACCCGCTGTCGCGTCCTGTTGCGTCGTACGGGTGCCGCTCGAAGACCTCGCGCGAGGCGAGGCAGCAGGCATCCCAGTAGTTCTGGTCGTAGAAGTTCTCCGCACGGAATCGCGGGTCGCGCGTGGACCACTGGGGCCACACGACGGCGCGGCCCTCGAAGATCACGAGTGACTCGGGATGGACCACGCACGGCTCTCCATGGTCGGACGCGGTGCGGTGCGCCTCGAGGAGCCAAGTCAGCGACGGCAGGTTGTCGGCGTCCAGCACCGCGATGTAGGGAGCGCTGGCCTCGCGCACTCCATGGTTGCGCGCCAGCCCGAGGTCGGCGACGGACACCTCGATCACCCGGGCGTCGGCCACCTCTTGGAGGTACCCGTTCGGTCCGGCCGCCTCGCCGATCACCGTACGGGTGACGTCGTCCGCGTTGTCGAGGACGGCGAGGACCTCGATCGCCAACCCGGCCTTGTGGGCGTGAGAGACCGAGCGGTGGAGCGTGCGAAGCGTGTGGTGCGCGAGGATGCCCTCTCGATGCCCGTTGAGGATGACGGTCAGGTCGGGCATGGTCATCCGGCGGTCTCCTGGGGGTTGCGAGCGGTCGCGGAGAAGCTGATCGGCATCAACCACTGGGTGTCCAGCCACCCGATGGACTCGACCATGGTCGCGGCCTGCGCCAGCAAATCGCCGGCCGCCACGCGCCGCTCGTCGAGGCCGTCCGTCTCGGCGGATCCCAGGAGCCACCGCGCCTCGCGGAGCAGCGCACCGATGGTGCTGGGGGAGTCGTTCATGGGGTGGATGTCGATCTCGGCGAAGCCGGCCTTCGCGAGCACGTGGCGCAGGCCGTAAGCGGTGTAGCGGTAGTAGTCGTGCGGCAGCTCGTGGAGGTACCACGTCAGCGGCGCGGTCACGATCAGCCGACCGCCCGGCCTGAGGACGCGGCGCAGCTCCACCAGCACCTCGACCGGCTCGGCCACGTGCTCGAGCACCTGGGTGCAGACCACGGCGTCGACGCTGTCGTCGTCGAGGGGCATGTCGTGCGCCGGGGCGACGTAGTCGACCCCGTGGCTCGGCGTGTAGAAGGACCCGGCCCAGTCCGTCGTGCGGTAGTCGAAGGCGCTGAAGAGCTCGCGGTAGGGCGCCTCGCCGGCGCCCACGTCAAGGACCAAGGACCCGGGGGCCAGGCCTTCGACGGCTGCTCGGAGGAACGGCACGTGCGGCTCGCGCGCCGCAGGTGCCTGGGCGACGAAAGCGGCGAGCTCGGGCGAGAGCTGATCACTCATGGGACTCCCCCGGAGGCTGGGCCAACCAGTCCACCGTGGGGCGCGGACGGAAGTCCAGCACCTCGTGGAGCCTCGACACGTCGAGCTCCGCGACAGGGCTGTCGGAGGGGCGTGCCGGCCGCTCGTCGAGCACAGGCTCGACGCCGTGCGCGTGGCTCAGGGCGGCGATGATCTCGCTGATCGAGGTCGCGGCCCCGCTACCTACGTTCAGCACCCTGACACCGTCGGGCTGCTCGGCCAGGCGTACGACGACCTCGGACAGGTCGTCCACGTGAATGTAGTCGCGTCGCGCGCTGCCGTCGCCGAACACGGTGATCGGCTGGGCGGCCAGTAGACGGGCGCGCGCGATGCCAATCAGGCCCTGGCTCCCGGCCGTGGGCTCGCCAGGCCCGAAGACGTTGGCGCAGCGGAGCAGGTCGGCGGAGAAGCCGATCTGACGTGCGTACATGGCGACGTAGCGCTCGGCGGCGATCTTCATGATCCCGTAGGAGCTGATCGGCCAGAGCGGGGCGTCCTCCCGCGTCGGGACCGGTGCGTCGGGGCCGTAGACCGTGCCTCCGGAGGACAGGAAGCTGACGCCCGTGACGTCGCGCGAGCGCGCCGCGCTCAGCACCGAGATGAGCGGCTCGAGGTTGCGGACGGCATCGCCGATCGGGTCGAGGTTGGAGTCGGCGGGCTTGGCGGTGCCGGCCGCGTAGACGACGTGGTCGGCCCCGTCGAGGACCCGCTCGATAGCGGTGACGTCCTGGGCCGAACCCACGACCACCTCGATCGGATCGCCTGGCACGTCTTCGAGGTTGAGCG is part of the Nocardioides cavernae genome and harbors:
- a CDS encoding acyltransferase family protein; the protein is MPGPDEGARRAAALPARAGVRTDIQFLRALAVMAVVLNHLFPNRLTGGYLGVDIFFVISGFLITAHLLGELEREGRISLARFWARRARRLLPASLTVLAVCAAATVAWLPQTRWPQVMSEVLASALYFENWQLARSAQDYFTSAQTASPVTHFWSLSVEEQFYLVWPLLVLGTWWLALRRGGASGALRPRGLTPRRTVGTGLAILGVASLAFAVWSVEAHPDAAYFITPGRVWEFAAGGVLAALAAAQGAVRPRWVAIPGWLLMVGSICLFGDDSGVPGLSTLLPVAGCALVIWAGTGSAGRPAPRALRGPVWLGDISYSVYLWHWPLIVFAPIALQRPMTPGLGLAILLVTLLTAQLSTRFVEDPLRRARWLTARPAAMTLSGAAISMAAVAGVAIYIPTTVEDDLQAVQAEMEELVADGGPCVGAAATASGCPDSHELAVAGSSLLTIVNSPYTPTWGTTCQVEPEDPDPSPCEFGVPKQEAVQRLALVGDSHAGQWASTLDTIARERGWNVEMQVKSSCLPTTGDVHASWGTEPMIASCRAWSHQVRTALADDPDIDVIVMSGIARDYASADPDGVVEQLRELWAGWVEAGKQVVVMADPPYLGRGPVPECLAEASTRPDPCAALAAVVRTPDPLVVAAAGQDGVTVVDLTDVVCDHRRCHAVVGGMPVYGDQNHLLQYFARTMAPLVAKRLATVPGLDQPQGR
- a CDS encoding glycosyltransferase, which gives rise to MTMPDLTVILNGHREGILAHHTLRTLHRSVSHAHKAGLAIEVLAVLDNADDVTRTVIGEAAGPNGYLQEVADARVIEVSVADLGLARNHGVREASAPYIAVLDADNLPSLTWLLEAHRTASDHGEPCVVHPESLVIFEGRAVVWPQWSTRDPRFRAENFYDQNYWDACCLASREVFERHPYDATGRDSGFGPEDWHWNTEVVAAGTPHLVAKGTVLFYRAKTVGSLMSAHRAGGSLIHQTPFLTDPEIAAATLDEARSHGRDEAPRRSRLLKRLVRETSGKQARRRLLDAEVPPAPLTPTQERLARLRPGFVDPAHYRYLYNAPGLSDDEAVEHFRTVGREAGRRGWLSREELDWLRPDRFRVHHYRALHHDVVGLSAEQARIHYLTTGHAEGRRAVLRKGELKDLATLVLDDYRDRYPDLAQHNDNQLVQHYLEWGRDEKRITRFTVTERRWAEAVTVSDEVEAEWREMHGYEPWVPVPTASVLENYHYVGPPYDGSLTAGSAVWWQAIAALDGARPDVIFFAPWVRMGGGDLLLARYATAMTRARPDLTVAVITTHGRSTHPELLGDDVTLVDLHSMAGYSEMDLPERQRMAAMLVGQFRPRVVHIFNSPEAYDAVQHYKRSVSAHSRIFLSTFAIDYGADGEIYSQLARRPADYLDVVDRVIVDNHAIVDQFHTIFGMPRSRFAVHHQPVELPPRRAWTARQPDAPLQVLWAARFDRQKRLDVLADVAEAAAGRGLPVDWHVYGAPVIASAADNAEAIARLEQAGATFHGTYSSLDDLPLDDIDAFLLTSENEGIPLTLLDIVARRVPVVAPLVGGIGELVSENTGWPVGRFDDADAYIDVLERLRADREEADRRADAGYLLLADDFSWDAYHRRLQEIPGYLP
- a CDS encoding class I SAM-dependent methyltransferase — protein: MSDQLSPELAAFVAQAPAAREPHVPFLRAAVEGLAPGSLVLDVGAGEAPYRELFSAFDYRTTDWAGSFYTPSHGVDYVAPAHDMPLDDDSVDAVVCTQVLEHVAEPVEVLVELRRVLRPGGRLIVTAPLTWYLHELPHDYYRYTAYGLRHVLAKAGFAEIDIHPMNDSPSTIGALLREARWLLGSAETDGLDERRVAAGDLLAQAATMVESIGWLDTQWLMPISFSATARNPQETAG
- a CDS encoding NAD-dependent epimerase/dehydratase family protein; the encoded protein is MGTPAERPADGPDAMSQAGQAPDGGRTMAIVGYGFIGRRIGRAALARGWRVRALNLEDVPGDPIEVVVGSAQDVTAIERVLDGADHVVYAAGTAKPADSNLDPIGDAVRNLEPLISVLSAARSRDVTGVSFLSSGGTVYGPDAPVPTREDAPLWPISSYGIMKIAAERYVAMYARQIGFSADLLRCANVFGPGEPTAGSQGLIGIARARLLAAQPITVFGDGSARRDYIHVDDLSEVVVRLAEQPDGVRVLNVGSGAATSISEIIAALSHAHGVEPVLDERPARPSDSPVAELDVSRLHEVLDFRPRPTVDWLAQPPGESHE